In Lycium ferocissimum isolate CSIRO_LF1 chromosome 11, AGI_CSIRO_Lferr_CH_V1, whole genome shotgun sequence, a single genomic region encodes these proteins:
- the LOC132036221 gene encoding transcription factor PAR1-like, which produces MESTCNNSEEASSILTTFSRKDKRMTQKGSKRIKRRRDSGYVVNNEKNQEEEGDDKAEVEEKIMALQKIVPGGEQLGVDMLFEETAGYILQLQCQVKALKVLASFVEGTEKERMKLGG; this is translated from the coding sequence atGGAGAGCACTTGTAACAACAGTGAAGAAGCAAGTTCAATACTAACcacattttcaagaaaagataaGAGAATGACTCAAAAAGGGTCAAAGAGGATAAAGAGGAGGAGAGATAGTGGCTATGTTGTTAATaatgagaaaaatcaagaagaggaAGGTGATGATAAGGCTGAGGTGGAAGAGAAGATCATGGCATTGCAAAAAATAGTACCAGGTGGGGAACAACTTGGTGTTGATATGTTATTTGAAGAAACTGCTGGTTATATTTTGCAACTGCAATGTCAAGTCAAAGCACTCAAAGTTCTTGCTAGCTTTGTTGAAGGTACTGAGAAAGAAAGGATGAAGCTTggaggttaa
- the LOC132037244 gene encoding xyloglucan endotransglucosylase protein 7-like: MLLQLSILAIFLLCPAWADNFYQDATVTFGDQRAQIKEGGRLLDLSLDKISGSGFQTKNEYLFGRFDMQLKLVPGNSAGTVTTFYLSSQGAGHDEIDFEFLGNSSGEPYTVHTNVYSQGKGNKEQQFRLWFDPTSSFHTYSIVWNSQRIIFLVDNIPIRVFNNHEALGVAFPKNQAMRVYASLWNADDWATQGGRVKTDWSMAPFTASYRNFKTNACVWSAASSTSSCGGSKADSVNNDQAWQTQELNANGRNRLRWVQQKYMIYNYCADAQRFSQGFPPECKRSRF, encoded by the exons ATGTTGCTGCAGCTCTCCATTCTTGCAATTTTCTTGCTATGTCCTGCTTGGGCTGATAATTTCTACCAAGACGCGACGGTCACGTTCGGTGACCAGCGGGCTCAGATAAAAGAAGGTGGCCGCCTTCTCGACTTGTCCCTCGACAAAATTTCAGGCTCCGGCTTTCAGACCAAGAATGAATATTTATTCGGAAGGTTCGACATGCAGCTCAAACTAGTGCCTGGAAATTCTGCTGGCACTGTCACCACCTTCTAC TTGTCATCTCAAGGAGCAGGGCATGACGAAATTGATTTTGAGTTTCTGGGAAATTCATCAGGCGAACCTTACACAGTTCACACCAATGTTTACTCACAGGGAAAAGGCAACAAAGAACAACAATTTCGCCTTTGGTTCGATCCCACCTCATCGTTCCACACCTACTCTATTGTTTGGAACTCTCAACGCATCAT ATTTTTGGTGGATAACATACCAATAAGAGTGTTCAACAACCACGAAGCACTTGGTGTTGCATTCCCAAAGAATCAAGCAATGAGAGTTTACGCGAGTCTATGGAATGCTGATGACTGGGCAACACAAGGCGGACGGGTGAAAACAGATTGGTCCATGGCTCCGTTTACAGCCTCTTACAGGAATTTCAAGACAAATGCGTGTGTTTGGTCAGCTGCATCGTCTACTTCGTCTTGTGGAGGCTCTAAGGCTGACTCAGTGAATAATGATCAGGCTTGGCAAACTCAAGAACTGAATGCCAATGGCAGAAATAGGCTTAGATGGGTGCAGCAGAAATACATGATTTATAATTACTGTGCAGATGCGCAAAGGTTCTCTCAAGGCTTTCCTCCTGAATGCAAACGTTCGAGGTTCTAA
- the LOC132038318 gene encoding probable xyloglucan endotransglucosylase/hydrolase protein 16, which translates to MAEVVQFDWYYSCRNKTTKFEFLVDNIPIRVFNNHEAIGVAFPKNQAMRVYASLWNADDWATQGGRVKTDWSLAPFTASYRNFNTNACVWSAASSTSSCGGYKADSVNNDQAWQTQEPNANGRNRLRWVQQKYMIYNYCADAQRFSQGFPPECKR; encoded by the exons ATGGCGGAGGTAGTCCAATTCGATTGGTACTATAGTTGTAGGAATAAGACAACGAAATTTGA ATTTTTGGTGGATAACATACCAATAAGAGTGTTCAACAACCACGAAGCAATTGGAGTTGCATTTCCTAAGAATCAAGCAATGAGAGTTTACGCGAGTTTATGGAATGCTGATGACTGGGCAACACAAGGCGGGCGAGTGAAAACAGATTGGTCCTTGGCTCCGTTTACAGCTTCTTACAGGAATTTCAATACAAATGCTTGTGTTTGGTCAGCTGCATCGTCTACTTCGTCTTGTGGAGGCTATAAGGCTGACTCAGTGAATAATGATCAGGCTTGGCAAACTCAAGAACCGAATGCCAATGGCAGAAATAGGCTTAGATGGGTGCAGCAGAAATACATGATTTATAATTACTGTGCAGATGCTCAAAGGTTCTCTCAAGGCTTTCCTCCTGAATGCAAACGTTAG
- the LOC132036150 gene encoding peroxisomal and mitochondrial division factor 2-like has protein sequence MADDNVTNGEFYDDAPVDIAVDETSDATSSKTSALKTKILALEQEKTQLLHENDVIKQRIEKLKTSINESNNEKSELLKKVENIEQENKGLVSVAARAAELEGEVAKLQHDLITAMSDLESSNNELSGVKLSLEGLKSSENEKNVKIDAIESEKNLLLSKLEKLEVSGNNQKEVEVKEEEIKGLKKHIEELEGTVVNNEEWEKEKKELYMVKEELEKRVKEMIEKAGVLEKKLAEKERVISEKIVARDINGIPVGDDKVGFFGADVNLPVVAASSVVAIGVVGVIWYLRYGRKA, from the coding sequence ATGGCAGATGATAACGTTACCAACGGCGAGTTTTACGACGACGCGCCGGTAGATATCGCCGTCGACGAAACCTCCGACGCCACGTCATCAAAAACCTCAGCACTGAAAACGAAGATACTCGCCCTCGAGCAAGAGAAAACTCAGCTTTTACACGAGAATGACGTCATCAAACAGCGAATCGAGAAACTCAAAACATCAATCAACGAATCTAACAACGAAAAATCGGAATTGCTTAAAAAGGTGGAGAATATCGAGCAAGAGAACAAAGGTTTAGTATCAGTAGCTGCCAGAGCTGCTGAGCTGGAAGGTGAGGTGGCGAAGCTGCAACATGATCTTATAACTGCTATGAGTGATCTAGAAAGTTCCAATAATGAGCTGTCAGGGGTAAAATTGTCATTAGAAGGGCTGAAGAGTAGTGAAAATGAGAAGAATGTGAAGATTGATGCTATTGAGAGTGAAAAGAATCTGTTATTGTCGAAATTGGAGAAGCTAGAGGTTTCTGGAAATAATCAGAAAGAAGTGGAAgtgaaggaagaagaaattaagGGACTAAAGAAGCATATTGAGGAACTTGAGGGTACTGTTGTGAATAATGAGGAATGggaaaaggagaagaaagagcTTTATATGGTGAAAGAGGAATTAGAAAAGAGAGTTAAGGAGATGATTGAGAAAGCTGGGGTGTTGGAAAAGAAATTAGctgagaaagaaagggttattAGTGAAAAAATTGTTGCTAGGGATATTAATGGTATTCCTGTTGGTGATGATAAAGTTGGGTTTTTTGGTGCTGATGTGAATTTGCCTGTGGTTGCTGCATCATCAGTTGTTGCAATTGGAGTTGTTGGTGTTATTTGGTATCTTCGATACGGACGAAAAGCGTAA